A single region of the Triticum dicoccoides isolate Atlit2015 ecotype Zavitan chromosome 2B, WEW_v2.0, whole genome shotgun sequence genome encodes:
- the LOC119360392 gene encoding forkhead box protein D1-like — MAKRLANPVAVQSVTTYHPHLFAICQQTARPPPPCRRPRRSPALSPAASLPRPIAVAPPLRRRPSPRRRRPSPATLSPAPSLPRPTHAVAALLAVVLALASGAASQAPAAGPAAPAGDCGSALTSLTGCLPYISPGSTQGKPPKECCTGVKTALASPASVACLCDAFGKDYGIPMNLTRAKGLPAACGGNPTALNNCSLKLPGGAPNGAPTEGTEEIRETKEKIADTLRLTSTSTSMNRPPGKQQATPALRQL; from the exons ATGGCAAAAAGGTTGGCAAATCCTGTGGCCGTCCAGAGTGTAACGACGTACcatccccacctctttgccatctgccagcagacg GCTCGCCCGCCGCCACCCTGTCGCCGGCCCCGTCGCTCCCCCGCCCTGTCGCCGGCCGCGTCACTCCCCCGCCCCATCGCCGTCGCTCCCCCGCTCCGTCGCCGGCCCTCCCCGCGCCGTCGCCGGCCCTCCCCCGCCACCCTGTCGCCGGCCCCGTCGCTCCCCCGCCCCACCCACGCCGTTGCGGCTCTCCTGGCCGTCGTCCTCGCGCTGGCGTCCGGCGCGGCGTCGCAGGCGCCGGCGGCGGGGCCCGCGGCGCCGGCGGGGGACTGTGGCTCTGCGCTGACGAGCCTCACCGGCTGCCTCCCCTACATCTCGCCGGGGTCCACGCAGGGCAAGCCGCCCAAGGAGTGCTGCACCGGCGTCAAGACCGCGCTCGCCAGCCCGGCCAGTGTCGCCTGCCTCTGCGACGCCTTCGGCAAGGACTACGGCATCCCCATGAACCTCACCCGCGCCAAGGGCCTCCCCGCCGCCTGCGGCGGCAACCCGACTGCCCTCAACAACTGCAGCC TGAAACTGCCCGGCGGAGCCCCTAACGGCGCCCCTACTGAAG GTACTGAAGAGATAAGAGAAACTAAAGAAAAAATTGCAGACACATTGAGGTTAACATCAACATCCACAAGCATGAATCGTCCGCCAGGAAAACAGCAAGCAACACCAGCCCTTCGTCAACTCTAA